GAGCGCCTCGATCAATCCGGGCACAGCCCGCGCATCGCCGATACGCTCAAGAGCCCACACGGCAGCGGTTCGCACCGCGCCATCTTTATCCTTCAGCGCGTTCACCAGGGGATCGATACCCCTGGGATCCTTCAGCTTCCCTAATCCCGCGGCAGCCTGTTCACGAATCGCCCATTCATCGTCCGTCAATGCTTCGATTAATGGATCAACGACCGATGGGCCGATTCGCACAATGGCGCTGGTCGCCGCTTCCCGAATCAGGACATCTTCGTCTGCCATGAGCCCGATCAACGGCCCCACAGCATCCTCACCCACCTGACTCAAACTGGCAATCGCATGATTACGGAGCGCTTCATTGTCGTCCCGAAGGGCCCCGATCAGCTGCTCGATCCGTTCTGCCTGCATCTCGTCACTCATCGTCGTCCTGCCCTCCCTGACTCTCGACAGGCGTCCCGTCGAGCGCTTCCAGTTTATCGGCGATCAAGCCGGAATTGTATGCGACGAGACCGTCCCGGTCTGTCCTCAACCGATCGAACAGTTCCTTGTACGGCCGCAACACCTCCACATCCTTTACTTTGGCCAAGGCTTCCATGGCAAAGACCCGGAGAGGTCGAATGGGAATGGCCTCGATATAGAGTTGGGCCGGCCTGGCATCGCCGATCAAGCCCAAGGATTTCATGGCCAGCTCTTTGACGCCCGTATCTTTATCGATCCGCAACCGCTCCATCAGCGGCTCGACGGCCCGCACATCGCCGATCTTGCCCAGCAAGTCGGCGGCGGCTTCACGGATGACCCAATCGTCATCCTCCAGGTACTCGATCAAGATCTCCACACTAGGGCGCCCGATCGCCAGGAGATTGATCACGGTGCTCATGCGAGCCTCTTCCCGCTCGCTCAATTCCTCAATCTCGCGAAGCGCGTCGAAGACCTCGTTGATGCGCTCACGAATGGCCGTCAACTTCTTGAGCGTCCGCACCGCGATGTCGCGAATAGCCGGCTGGCCCATGGCTGTAATAAAGGCATCCGATGAACGGGGATCGAGCAAATGCTCCAGCATCTTCGCAGCCATGATCTGCGCTTCCGGATCCGGATGGGTCAGCATCTCGCTGAGCGGGGCGATCGCATTCGGGATCATCCCCAGTAAGTGCGAGGCCGCCACGCGAATCCCATCATCCTTCGACTCATAGAGCAGCGAGGTCAACGCCGACGCAGTCGTCACGTCCAACACCCCCGCCATATGTTCCAACGCTGAGGCGCCGGCCTTGCGGACGGCCTCATCCTCATCCCGGAGCAAACCGACCAAGGGCACGCCGCACAAAGGATCGTTCACACGCGCCAGCATGGCCGCCGCTTCAGCTTTCAGCGCAGGCGAACCGGTCTCCAGTACCTGAACCAAGGCCTGCACCGCACGGGGTCCGCCCGACAAACAGGCCGCGGTTGCGCGCATCCGACGCCAGTCCTCTTCATGGATGAGCTCGGAGACCAGCGTTTCAATCGTTTCTTTAGACATAGTGGTTCAACGGCCTGCTACACACGTCCTGCGCGCCAGCCGACTTTGGCTAACGTATCTTTGACATGGTATCGAACATTATCATCCGACTCACGGGCCAGTACCGCCAGCAACGGCGCGATCACGGCGGAGCCGAATCGAGTCAGCGCATCCGCGGCTTCCGCTCGGGTCACCGTATACCGAAGCGCCTTCATCAGAGACGGGATTGCCGCCTCGTCCCGGATCGCACCCAAAGCCCGAACGACCTCTCCTAACGTGAGTCGCTCTTCATCCCACTGATCGCCGCAGCCCTCGACGGGCCGCGAGATCTCCGGTTGGTCGACTCGTTCAAGCACTGCGATCAGCACCGGCACGGCACTGCGATCGCCGATCCGACCCAATGCCTCAACCGCTAACGGGCGCATGCCGGGTGTGTGCATCGCCGTCACGAGAAACTCCACGGCGCGCGCATCACCGATCTGACCCAACGCACGAACTGCGT
The sequence above is a segment of the Nitrospirota bacterium genome. Coding sequences within it:
- a CDS encoding HEAT repeat domain-containing protein; amino-acid sequence: MSKETIETLVSELIHEEDWRRMRATAACLSGGPRAVQALVQVLETGSPALKAEAAAMLARVNDPLCGVPLVGLLRDEDEAVRKAGASALEHMAGVLDVTTASALTSLLYESKDDGIRVAASHLLGMIPNAIAPLSEMLTHPDPEAQIMAAKMLEHLLDPRSSDAFITAMGQPAIRDIAVRTLKKLTAIRERINEVFDALREIEELSEREEARMSTVINLLAIGRPSVEILIEYLEDDDWVIREAAADLLGKIGDVRAVEPLMERLRIDKDTGVKELAMKSLGLIGDARPAQLYIEAIPIRPLRVFAMEALAKVKDVEVLRPYKELFDRLRTDRDGLVAYNSGLIADKLEALDGTPVESQGGQDDDE
- a CDS encoding HEAT repeat domain-containing protein, yielding MSDEMQAERIEQLIGALRDDNEALRNHAIASLSQVGEDAVGPLIGLMADEDVLIREAATSAIVRIGPSVVDPLIEALTDDEWAIREQAAAGLGKLKDPRGIDPLVNALKDKDGAVRTAAVWALERIGDARAVPGLIEALTDNTVREDVARVLKKIGDARAVDALIEGLLGNNWMVRRHAAEALGKIGDARGAGPLIESLKDEDWLVRRNAAESLARLGAKQAIDPLLPLLEDENTMVQETVEGVLASLGWKAKP